A genome region from Arthrobacter sp. SLBN-100 includes the following:
- a CDS encoding glycosyltransferase family 87 protein, whose translation MPRPDKDPAISTDAFFGNLTRIRNVILPEPVRNRLNTGRGLLGGFIVVHLVFLVFAASLSLRGEAFSDTFIYRDWAMAGFNDANLTGGPSPWVYPILALIPMAIAGIAGPGPFFFLWVLMTTLLNGWALLKLTNRGRDQNAIPAGWWWLGFTFLMGWLGFARVDGLTAPLVLVALAYGVGRPFIASILLATGTWVKVWPAAIMLALFAVVRNRILVVLAGIATTAGVVALAAAVGSVSRLLNFLTQQGDRGMQLEATFTTPWLWLSVLNAGGSRMYMNTDINSMQVDGPGTALMSVLMQPLLVLAALLVAGLTFWALHNGKISGGVDRTELLLAGALTLATAFVVFNKVGSPQFMVWLAPAVAVGLAHSWREWRVPAAMLIAIAVATYFIYPLFYDALSHNNPWMALVLTIRNTLLVVLFLWSVRRLYLLGKKAPAAAPALKES comes from the coding sequence GTGCCACGACCTGACAAGGATCCCGCCATTTCCACGGACGCTTTTTTCGGCAATCTCACCCGGATCCGCAATGTCATTCTTCCCGAGCCCGTCCGGAACCGGCTGAACACCGGGCGCGGACTGCTCGGCGGCTTCATCGTGGTGCACCTGGTCTTCCTGGTCTTCGCCGCCTCCCTCTCTCTGCGCGGTGAAGCCTTCAGCGATACGTTCATCTACCGCGACTGGGCCATGGCCGGCTTTAACGACGCCAACCTCACCGGCGGCCCCAGCCCCTGGGTCTACCCCATCCTCGCGCTGATCCCCATGGCCATCGCCGGCATCGCGGGCCCGGGACCTTTCTTCTTCCTCTGGGTCCTGATGACCACCCTGCTCAACGGCTGGGCCCTGCTGAAGCTGACTAACCGCGGCCGCGACCAGAACGCCATCCCAGCCGGTTGGTGGTGGCTCGGGTTCACTTTCCTCATGGGCTGGCTCGGCTTCGCCCGCGTGGACGGCCTCACCGCACCGCTGGTCCTGGTGGCCCTCGCCTACGGTGTGGGCCGTCCGTTCATCGCCTCCATCCTGCTGGCCACCGGCACTTGGGTGAAGGTCTGGCCTGCCGCCATCATGCTGGCCCTGTTCGCCGTCGTCCGGAACCGGATCCTGGTGGTGCTTGCCGGAATCGCGACGACGGCGGGCGTCGTCGCGCTGGCAGCAGCAGTTGGCAGCGTTTCCAGGCTGCTGAACTTCCTCACCCAGCAGGGCGACCGCGGCATGCAGCTCGAGGCCACCTTCACCACGCCCTGGCTCTGGCTGTCCGTCCTGAATGCCGGCGGCTCCCGGATGTACATGAACACCGACATCAACTCCATGCAGGTGGACGGCCCGGGCACGGCGCTGATGTCCGTCCTGATGCAGCCCCTCCTGGTCCTGGCCGCGCTGCTGGTGGCCGGCCTGACATTCTGGGCGCTGCACAACGGAAAAATCAGCGGCGGCGTGGACCGGACCGAGCTGCTCCTGGCCGGTGCCCTCACCCTCGCCACCGCGTTCGTGGTGTTCAACAAGGTGGGTTCCCCGCAGTTCATGGTGTGGCTGGCCCCTGCGGTCGCCGTCGGGCTGGCCCACAGCTGGCGTGAATGGCGGGTCCCCGCCGCCATGCTGATCGCCATCGCCGTGGCCACCTACTTCATCTACCCGCTGTTCTACGACGCCCTCAGCCACAACAACCCGTGGATGGCCCTGGTGCTGACCATCCGCAACACCCTCCTGGTGGTCCTGTTCCTGTGGAGCGTCCGGCGCCTCTACCTGCTGGGCAAAAAGGCACCCGCAGCCGCTCCCGCGCTCAAGGAGTCCTAA
- a CDS encoding DUF3072 domain-containing protein, with translation MSENQETIGSPTPEPDAGLNRDPEDWVTGDEPMTAAQRSYLDTLAREAGEELPADLSKAEASRHIDRLQERSGRVSGSGSGNAGDN, from the coding sequence ATGAGTGAAAACCAGGAAACCATCGGCAGCCCCACCCCCGAGCCGGATGCAGGACTCAATAGAGACCCGGAAGACTGGGTGACAGGCGACGAACCCATGACCGCGGCGCAGCGAAGCTACCTCGATACGCTGGCCCGGGAAGCAGGCGAAGAGCTCCCGGCTGATCTCAGCAAGGCGGAGGCATCCAGGCACATTGACCGGCTGCAGGAGCGCAGCGGAAGAGTGTCCGGCAGCGGCTCCGGAAACGCCGGAGACAACTAG
- a CDS encoding glycerate kinase gives MTAATAPHTVRALIAPDKFKGSLTAGEVADALASGLRSATGAVHCELLPLADGGDGSVDAAVASGFGRRSCTVAGPTGQPVQASIAFDGVTAVVEVANTCGLGLLAGGKLEPLEASSRGFGEAVLVALRLNPARIILALGGSASTDGGMGMLTALGLRFYDAAGRPLQGSGRALAEIHAVERTALPELGETELIVASDVHNPLRGPHGAPAVFGPQKGAGRADVAALDASLANFVAKMSEAGFQDAAALAENEGAGSAGGIGYACLLLGARQVSGADYFLDLLDFNTRKDSCDVVITGEGSIDEQTLAGKLPAAVARRSGTRPIIAVAGRSLLPRERWSEMALAQVYTLAEYTDQDSSKDPELSAALLHRIGRDIGENLL, from the coding sequence ATGACCGCAGCAACCGCCCCGCACACCGTCCGCGCCCTCATTGCGCCGGACAAGTTCAAAGGCAGCCTTACCGCCGGCGAAGTGGCCGACGCCCTGGCCTCGGGGCTCCGCTCCGCCACCGGCGCGGTCCACTGCGAACTGCTTCCGCTGGCGGACGGAGGTGACGGCAGCGTCGATGCCGCCGTCGCCTCCGGCTTCGGCCGCCGCAGCTGCACCGTTGCCGGCCCCACGGGCCAGCCGGTCCAGGCAAGCATCGCGTTCGACGGCGTGACGGCGGTTGTGGAGGTGGCGAACACCTGCGGGCTGGGGCTGCTCGCCGGCGGAAAGCTCGAACCGCTGGAGGCATCCAGCCGCGGTTTCGGCGAAGCCGTCCTGGTCGCCCTCCGCCTCAACCCGGCCAGGATCATCCTGGCGCTCGGCGGCAGTGCCAGCACGGACGGCGGGATGGGAATGCTCACCGCCCTGGGTCTGCGCTTCTATGATGCTGCCGGGCGTCCGTTGCAGGGCAGCGGACGGGCGCTGGCGGAGATCCACGCCGTCGAGCGGACGGCGCTTCCGGAATTGGGCGAGACGGAACTTATCGTGGCGAGTGACGTCCACAACCCCCTCCGGGGTCCGCACGGCGCCCCCGCAGTGTTTGGGCCACAGAAGGGAGCCGGCCGGGCGGACGTTGCCGCGCTCGATGCCAGCCTGGCGAATTTCGTGGCAAAGATGTCCGAAGCAGGGTTCCAGGACGCCGCGGCGCTGGCAGAAAACGAGGGCGCAGGCAGCGCAGGCGGCATTGGCTATGCCTGCCTCCTGCTTGGAGCACGGCAGGTTTCCGGTGCCGACTACTTCCTGGACCTGCTGGACTTCAACACCCGCAAGGACAGCTGCGATGTGGTGATCACGGGCGAAGGCAGCATCGACGAACAGACGCTCGCCGGAAAGCTGCCCGCCGCCGTCGCCCGCCGCTCCGGGACCAGGCCGATCATCGCCGTCGCCGGCCGCTCACTGCTCCCCCGGGAGCGCTGGTCCGAGATGGCGCTGGCACAGGTCTACACCCTGGCCGAGTACACGGACCAGGACTCCTCCAAGGACCCGGAACTCTCGGCAGCACTGCTGCACCGGATCGGGCGGGATATTGGCGAAAACCTGCTGTAG
- the dctA gene encoding C4-dicarboxylate transporter DctA codes for MDHISSAGTAASAPARKTRWYRQLYFWVLTAIVIGILVGWLAPTAGIAMEPIGTTFVNSMKMLIGPIVFLTIVGGIASVADLKKVGMTGLKALTYFQIGTIFAMIFGLVAINIFRLGDGVNADAGSIKTSDSAAKLIDAGANQEWWQFLTHIIPNSIVGPFVEGDILQIIFIAVVFGIALNSMGKVGAPVLDGVQRLTGVMFKILSFIMKAAPLGAFGAMAFAVGKYGVSSLTSMGGLIALFYVTSILFVVVVLGSVMAFLKLNIFRMIRHLKEEYMLILGTSTAEPALPGLMRKLEHAGVKKETVGLVVPTGYSFNLDGAAIYLSLAALYIAQATNTDLTIGQQLGLLAVMLLTSKGAAGVAGGGFIALTATLTTIGTIPAAGIMLIFGIDKFMSECRALVNFTGNAVATLFIAWWDHTLDVDRARRVFAGETVEPMPAEDPIRLDDVTDIDDDLAEYGHHAPRHAGTDGTAPSGPAAVGPSTDRRPAYSETV; via the coding sequence ATGGATCACATCAGCTCAGCCGGGACGGCAGCTTCAGCGCCGGCCCGCAAAACACGTTGGTACCGGCAACTTTACTTCTGGGTACTGACAGCGATTGTCATCGGCATCCTTGTCGGCTGGCTGGCCCCGACGGCCGGCATCGCCATGGAACCCATCGGCACCACGTTCGTGAACTCGATGAAAATGCTCATCGGCCCGATCGTGTTCCTCACCATCGTGGGCGGCATCGCCAGCGTCGCCGACCTGAAAAAGGTCGGCATGACGGGCCTGAAAGCCCTGACCTACTTCCAGATCGGCACCATCTTCGCCATGATCTTTGGTCTGGTGGCCATCAACATCTTCCGCCTCGGCGATGGGGTCAACGCAGACGCCGGCAGCATCAAGACGTCCGATTCCGCGGCGAAGCTGATCGATGCCGGCGCCAACCAGGAATGGTGGCAGTTCCTCACGCACATCATCCCGAACAGCATCGTGGGCCCCTTCGTTGAAGGCGACATCCTGCAGATCATCTTCATCGCCGTGGTCTTCGGCATCGCCCTGAATTCCATGGGCAAGGTGGGCGCACCCGTCCTTGACGGCGTGCAGCGGCTCACCGGCGTGATGTTCAAGATCCTCAGCTTCATCATGAAGGCCGCCCCGCTGGGTGCCTTCGGCGCCATGGCCTTCGCTGTTGGCAAGTACGGCGTCTCATCACTGACCAGCATGGGCGGGCTCATTGCCCTTTTCTACGTCACCTCCATCCTCTTTGTGGTGGTGGTCCTGGGCTCAGTGATGGCCTTCCTGAAGCTGAACATCTTCCGGATGATCCGGCACCTCAAGGAGGAGTACATGCTCATCCTGGGTACCTCCACCGCCGAGCCCGCCCTGCCCGGCCTGATGCGCAAGCTCGAGCACGCCGGCGTCAAGAAGGAAACCGTGGGCCTGGTTGTCCCCACCGGGTACAGCTTCAACCTGGACGGCGCCGCGATCTACCTGTCCCTCGCCGCGCTCTACATCGCCCAGGCCACCAACACGGACCTGACCATTGGCCAGCAGTTGGGCCTGCTCGCCGTGATGCTGCTGACCTCCAAGGGCGCAGCGGGCGTGGCCGGCGGCGGGTTCATCGCCCTGACCGCCACGCTCACCACCATCGGCACCATCCCCGCCGCCGGCATCATGCTCATCTTCGGCATCGACAAGTTCATGTCCGAATGCCGGGCCCTGGTGAACTTCACCGGCAACGCCGTAGCCACACTGTTCATCGCCTGGTGGGACCATACCCTGGACGTTGACCGCGCCCGCCGCGTCTTCGCTGGCGAAACGGTGGAGCCCATGCCCGCCGAGGACCCCATCCGCCTTGACGACGTCACCGACATCGATGACGACCTCGCCGAGTACGGCCACCACGCACCCAGGCATGCAGGAACTGACGGCACGGCACCATCCGGGCCCGCCGCCGTCGGACCTTCCACTGACCGCCGCCCCGCCTACTCGGAAACCGTCTGA
- a CDS encoding tartrate dehydrogenase: MSATQKFSIASIPADGVGKEVVSAGRRVLDALAESSNGKFTFDWTEFPWGCGYYEKTGQMMDPKGLEALKDFDAIYFGAVGWENVPDHISLWGLRLNITQNFDQWANIRPVKFLPGIQSPLRKADNTELDWVVVRENSEGEYAGLGGRNLSGRGPGNEVALQTALFTEKGCERIMRFAFDLARTRTVKKVSSVTKSNAQQYGMVLWDETFQRVALDYPDVQTESVLVDAMSAKFILKPEDLSVVVASNLNADILSDLGSALAGSLGLAASANLNPERRFPSMFEPVHGSAPDIAGQGISNPIGAIASAALMLDHFGLHEEARKVEAAIEAATGSGHLTRDVGGHATTDDVTEAIIKALTLAPAAV; the protein is encoded by the coding sequence ATGAGCGCCACCCAGAAATTCAGCATCGCTTCAATCCCCGCCGACGGCGTGGGCAAGGAAGTTGTATCCGCAGGCCGCCGCGTCCTGGACGCCCTGGCCGAAAGCTCCAACGGCAAGTTCACGTTCGACTGGACCGAGTTCCCCTGGGGCTGCGGCTACTACGAGAAGACCGGCCAGATGATGGACCCCAAGGGCCTGGAAGCCCTGAAGGACTTCGACGCCATCTACTTCGGCGCCGTCGGCTGGGAGAACGTCCCGGACCACATCAGCCTGTGGGGCCTGCGCCTGAACATCACCCAGAACTTCGACCAGTGGGCCAACATCCGCCCCGTGAAGTTCCTGCCCGGCATCCAGTCCCCGCTCCGCAAGGCAGACAACACCGAGCTTGACTGGGTTGTGGTCCGCGAGAACAGCGAGGGCGAATACGCCGGCCTTGGCGGGCGCAACCTGAGTGGCCGCGGCCCCGGCAACGAGGTGGCCCTGCAGACCGCACTGTTCACCGAGAAGGGCTGCGAGCGCATCATGCGCTTCGCCTTCGACCTTGCCCGGACCCGCACCGTCAAGAAGGTCTCCTCCGTCACCAAGTCCAACGCCCAGCAGTACGGCATGGTCCTCTGGGACGAAACCTTCCAGCGCGTGGCCCTGGACTACCCGGACGTCCAGACCGAAAGTGTCCTCGTGGACGCCATGAGCGCCAAGTTCATCCTCAAGCCCGAGGACCTGTCCGTCGTCGTGGCTTCCAACCTGAACGCGGACATCCTCTCCGACCTCGGCTCGGCACTTGCCGGCAGCCTGGGCCTGGCCGCCAGCGCCAACCTGAACCCGGAGCGCCGCTTCCCGTCCATGTTCGAACCGGTCCACGGATCCGCTCCGGACATCGCCGGCCAGGGCATCAGCAACCCGATCGGCGCCATTGCCAGCGCCGCCCTCATGCTGGACCACTTCGGCCTGCACGAGGAAGCCCGCAAGGTGGAAGCCGCCATCGAGGCCGCCACCGGCTCGGGGCACCTGACCCGCGACGTCGGCGGGCACGCCACCACGGACGACGTCACCGAGGCGATCATCAAGGCACTGACCCTCGCACCCGCCGCAGTCTAG
- a CDS encoding LysR family transcriptional regulator, whose product MDTRKLKYFLAVVDHDGFNRAAEHLLIAQPSLSQTIASLEKDLGVPLFHRIGRKAVLSEAGRELVGPARVVMRDLDVAQSAVQALRGVRSGRLDIITMPSPGIEPLTSMIAEFTRLHPSVRLNVGAAFTPEEIIDSVRSGSTEVGLAGSPTPIRVPGVEVLELERQPLILIVNTRADTFPADGKAIQREDLGGHRIIASQRGSLMRWLVDDALAHGVKVEIVVEVAHRTSILPLVLAGVGHAVMPSSWAPTAHKAGLRTLLIEPVHHLDVAVLSRKENLTPAAKAFLGVAARHTETRKNR is encoded by the coding sequence GTGGACACCCGCAAACTTAAGTACTTCCTCGCCGTGGTGGATCATGACGGCTTCAACCGGGCTGCGGAGCACCTGCTCATCGCCCAGCCGTCCCTGAGCCAGACCATCGCCAGCCTGGAGAAAGACCTGGGCGTCCCGCTGTTCCACCGGATCGGACGAAAAGCCGTGCTCAGCGAAGCCGGCAGGGAGCTCGTGGGTCCTGCGCGCGTGGTCATGCGCGACCTGGACGTCGCCCAGTCCGCGGTCCAGGCCTTGCGCGGTGTCCGCAGCGGGCGGCTGGACATTATCACCATGCCCTCCCCCGGGATCGAGCCCCTCACGTCCATGATCGCCGAGTTCACCAGGCTCCATCCCTCCGTCCGCCTGAACGTTGGCGCCGCCTTCACGCCTGAAGAAATCATCGACTCCGTGCGCAGCGGCAGCACGGAGGTCGGCCTGGCCGGCTCCCCCACGCCCATCCGGGTCCCCGGTGTTGAAGTCCTGGAACTCGAACGCCAGCCGCTGATCCTCATCGTCAACACCCGGGCAGACACCTTCCCCGCGGACGGAAAAGCCATCCAGCGCGAAGACCTCGGCGGGCACCGCATCATCGCCAGCCAGCGCGGGTCCCTCATGCGCTGGCTCGTCGACGACGCCCTCGCGCACGGCGTCAAGGTGGAAATCGTCGTCGAAGTTGCCCACCGGACCTCCATCCTTCCGCTGGTGCTGGCGGGGGTGGGCCACGCCGTGATGCCGTCGTCGTGGGCGCCAACAGCACACAAGGCGGGCCTCCGCACGCTGCTCATCGAACCGGTGCACCACCTCGATGTCGCCGTCCTGAGCCGCAAGGAAAACCTCACCCCGGCAGCGAAAGCCTTCCTCGGCGTGGCAGCCCGGCACACGGAAACCAGGAAGAATAGATAG
- a CDS encoding FAD-dependent monooxygenase, translating to MTEHAVVIVGGGPTGLMLAGELALAGVDAAIVERRPSQELAGARAGGLHARTLEVLDQRGIAGRFISEGQVAQVAGFAGTRLDISEFPTRHPYGLGLWQNHIERILAGWVGELAVTFYRGEEVTGLAQDSAGVDLYLKGGGTLRADYVVGCDGGRSLVRKASGIDFPGWDPTTSALIGEVEMTGDPEFGVHQNAFGIHSFGRREYTIVDGKVVYADSGPVGVMVTEEHVGPAREPTLADLSAALIAACGTDYGAHSPTWISRFTDMTRQAAAYREGRILLAGDAAHVHAPDGGQGLNIGVQDAVNLGWKLGQVVNGTAPETFLDTYHAERHPVAARVLRNTMAQTALRRPDPRIKAAGEVVSELLGMEEPRRRFAGMQSGLDVHYDLGAGHPLLGRRMPDVDLATADGALTAYALLHDARPLLLNLGAPGVFDGMPRPERVKLVDARYTGSWELPVLGEVPAPPAVLVRPDGYVAWVGGGTDAGLAEALTTWCGPGLG from the coding sequence ATGACTGAGCATGCGGTAGTGATTGTGGGCGGCGGCCCCACGGGGTTGATGCTGGCAGGGGAGTTGGCGCTGGCAGGGGTTGATGCGGCCATCGTGGAGCGGCGTCCCAGCCAGGAGCTTGCCGGTGCGCGGGCGGGCGGCCTTCACGCCCGGACCCTTGAAGTCCTGGATCAGCGCGGCATCGCCGGGCGGTTCATCTCGGAGGGGCAGGTGGCCCAGGTGGCGGGGTTCGCGGGGACCCGCCTGGACATCAGCGAATTTCCCACCCGTCATCCCTACGGCCTGGGGCTGTGGCAGAACCACATCGAACGCATCCTCGCAGGCTGGGTGGGGGAGCTGGCCGTGACCTTCTACCGCGGCGAAGAGGTGACCGGCCTCGCGCAGGATAGTGCCGGCGTCGACCTTTACCTCAAGGGTGGCGGGACGCTGCGTGCGGACTACGTGGTGGGGTGCGACGGCGGCAGGAGCCTCGTGCGCAAGGCGTCCGGCATCGATTTTCCCGGCTGGGATCCCACCACCAGCGCGCTGATCGGAGAGGTGGAGATGACCGGCGATCCGGAGTTCGGCGTGCACCAGAACGCCTTTGGCATCCACTCCTTTGGCCGGCGGGAGTACACAATCGTCGACGGCAAGGTGGTCTACGCGGACAGCGGGCCGGTGGGGGTGATGGTGACCGAGGAGCACGTGGGCCCGGCGAGGGAACCCACCCTGGCCGATCTCAGCGCAGCCCTCATTGCCGCCTGCGGCACCGATTACGGGGCCCACAGCCCTACCTGGATTTCCCGGTTCACGGACATGACCCGGCAGGCGGCCGCCTACCGCGAGGGGCGGATCCTGCTGGCCGGCGACGCCGCCCACGTCCACGCCCCGGACGGCGGGCAGGGGCTGAACATCGGGGTGCAGGACGCGGTGAACCTGGGCTGGAAGCTGGGGCAGGTTGTCAACGGGACAGCCCCGGAAACCTTCCTGGATACCTATCATGCCGAGCGCCACCCCGTGGCAGCCAGGGTGCTGCGCAACACCATGGCGCAGACTGCGCTCCGCCGCCCCGACCCGCGAATCAAGGCTGCTGGCGAGGTGGTTTCGGAGCTCCTCGGCATGGAGGAGCCGCGCCGGCGGTTCGCCGGGATGCAGTCCGGCCTCGACGTCCATTACGACCTTGGTGCCGGACACCCGCTGCTCGGACGGCGGATGCCCGACGTCGACCTTGCCACTGCGGATGGTGCGCTGACCGCCTATGCGCTGCTGCACGACGCGCGGCCGCTGCTGCTGAATCTCGGGGCGCCGGGCGTCTTCGACGGCATGCCGCGACCGGAACGGGTGAAGCTGGTTGATGCCCGGTACACCGGCTCCTGGGAGCTGCCGGTCCTCGGCGAAGTTCCTGCTCCTCCTGCCGTCCTGGTCAGGCCGGACGGATACGTCGCCTGGGTGGGCGGGGGAACGGATGCGGGGCTTGCCGAGGCTCTGACCACCTGGTGCGGACCCGGCCTAGGTTAG
- a CDS encoding oxidoreductase, whose product MTTTTKTALVTGASSGIGEATVRKLQGLGYTVYGAARRADRLQELAAHGIRPLAMDVTDDASMSAGVEQVIADTGRLDVLVNNAGYGSYGALEDVPIDEGRRQFEVNVIGAIRLAQLVLPHMRTQHSGTIVNITSMGGKIYTPLGGWYHGTKFALEALSDCLRLEVKPFGIDVVVIEPGGIATEWGDIAADNLEATSGRGPYAGQAEAVARTLRAESTGNRNSPPSVVADAIGKAVTAAKPKTRYAMGFGAKPLITARGLLGDRQFDAVISRAIGLPRS is encoded by the coding sequence ATGACCACCACCACCAAGACGGCACTTGTTACAGGAGCATCCTCAGGAATCGGGGAGGCGACCGTCCGGAAGCTGCAGGGCCTCGGCTACACCGTGTACGGCGCTGCCCGGCGCGCGGACCGGCTGCAGGAACTGGCGGCCCACGGCATCCGGCCGCTGGCCATGGACGTGACAGACGATGCGTCGATGAGCGCCGGTGTTGAGCAGGTCATTGCCGATACCGGCCGCCTCGACGTCCTGGTCAACAACGCCGGGTACGGCTCCTACGGAGCGCTTGAGGATGTCCCCATCGACGAGGGCCGCCGGCAGTTCGAAGTCAACGTCATCGGCGCGATCCGGCTGGCGCAGCTGGTCCTGCCGCACATGCGCACGCAGCATTCGGGCACCATCGTGAACATCACGTCGATGGGCGGCAAGATCTACACCCCGCTGGGCGGCTGGTACCACGGGACGAAGTTCGCCCTCGAGGCGCTCAGCGACTGCCTCCGCCTGGAGGTCAAGCCCTTCGGCATCGATGTGGTGGTCATCGAGCCAGGCGGCATCGCCACAGAATGGGGCGACATCGCGGCGGACAACCTGGAAGCGACGTCCGGGCGCGGACCCTATGCAGGGCAGGCAGAGGCTGTTGCCAGGACGTTGAGGGCGGAATCGACCGGGAACCGGAACTCACCGCCGTCGGTGGTGGCGGACGCGATCGGGAAGGCAGTCACCGCCGCGAAACCCAAGACCCGCTACGCGATGGGCTTCGGCGCCAAACCCCTGATTACGGCCCGCGGCCTGCTCGGCGACCGCCAGTTCGACGCTGTGATCAGCCGGGCCATCGGGCTGCCGCGCAGCTGA
- a CDS encoding VOC family protein codes for MEMRLEVVQVPVSDVDRAKSFYTEKLGFVLDHDVEHVPGMRVVQLTPPGSAASIVIGTGMTAMQPGSLEGLQLVVPDIGATRVELLRRGADISDVQDMGGVLFAHFADPDGNRWVLQGATPPEVRDAHL; via the coding sequence ATGGAAATGCGCCTTGAGGTTGTGCAGGTACCCGTGTCCGATGTGGACCGGGCAAAGTCCTTCTATACGGAGAAGCTCGGCTTCGTGCTCGACCACGATGTGGAGCACGTTCCGGGGATGCGGGTGGTCCAGCTGACGCCTCCGGGTTCGGCCGCGTCAATCGTTATCGGCACCGGAATGACAGCCATGCAGCCGGGCAGCCTGGAGGGGCTGCAGCTGGTGGTGCCGGACATTGGCGCCACGCGCGTTGAACTCCTCCGCCGGGGCGCGGACATCAGCGACGTCCAGGACATGGGTGGGGTGCTGTTTGCCCACTTCGCCGATCCGGACGGCAACCGCTGGGTCCTCCAGGGCGCTACACCGCCGGAGGTCAGGGATGCACATCTCTAA
- a CDS encoding HNH endonuclease, translated as MEVQPFVTDDEAWVPAVEFTDREDSLLAGTVSFPAPAFLTADGAIRMVQSADRLIAWATGVKQGALARVEEAVAEEAPGRQESQPVRFGGDEAHALAVTEVSTACALSEGTAARLLNDAAELTTSLWEVLEAVEAGEISDAHAKIIVDQARSLPAGKAERFASVALRRTLTRHGRRRTPAELRVCLRRLREQLHPESLAARKEAAQRERGVWFRAEPDGMCTLSAFLTAEVGMAIYSGLDRDARLASARAAELRDLPGRSAAAEPGTAPGAGTAADSPTLSEFRAEALAYRLFGGPDGVESVVFHPEIVVTIPVGQVMGSSAGSGGGTVPAEPELGTAELEGYGPLDAGTARRLAALAPTWYLLFMDGTTGQALGVGRRAYRPPKALRRYLRCRDRTCRFPGCTRRVTVCEPDHTIEWQDGGTTDPGNLAMLCRRHHALKSIGAWSYRHSSPSGDLEWRSPLGRQYTTEATDLGKVLYPRQQPEPPPF; from the coding sequence ATGGAGGTGCAGCCGTTCGTCACTGACGACGAGGCGTGGGTTCCGGCTGTCGAGTTCACGGACCGGGAGGATTCGCTCCTGGCCGGGACGGTGAGCTTTCCGGCTCCCGCCTTCCTGACCGCCGATGGCGCGATCCGCATGGTCCAGTCCGCTGACAGGCTTATCGCCTGGGCTACGGGCGTGAAGCAGGGCGCACTTGCCCGGGTCGAGGAAGCTGTTGCGGAAGAAGCTCCGGGGCGGCAGGAGAGCCAGCCGGTACGGTTTGGCGGGGACGAGGCCCATGCGCTTGCTGTCACCGAAGTGTCAACTGCCTGTGCCCTCTCGGAAGGAACGGCTGCCCGCTTGCTCAATGATGCGGCGGAGCTGACAACGTCCCTTTGGGAGGTCCTTGAAGCGGTGGAGGCGGGCGAAATTTCCGACGCGCATGCCAAAATCATTGTCGACCAAGCCCGCTCCCTCCCTGCCGGGAAGGCCGAAAGGTTTGCATCGGTGGCGCTGCGGCGCACGCTGACTCGGCACGGCCGTAGGCGCACACCCGCTGAATTGCGCGTCTGTCTGCGGCGGTTGCGTGAACAGCTTCACCCTGAAAGCCTCGCGGCCCGGAAGGAGGCGGCCCAGCGTGAGCGCGGCGTGTGGTTCAGGGCCGAGCCGGACGGTATGTGCACGCTCTCGGCGTTCCTCACCGCGGAGGTCGGAATGGCAATCTATAGCGGACTCGATCGTGATGCACGGCTGGCCAGCGCGCGGGCAGCGGAGCTCCGGGACCTTCCTGGGCGCAGCGCTGCTGCTGAACCCGGAACTGCACCTGGAGCCGGCACTGCTGCGGATTCGCCTACGCTGTCGGAGTTTCGCGCCGAGGCGCTGGCCTACCGCCTCTTTGGTGGCCCTGACGGGGTGGAATCCGTGGTGTTCCATCCTGAGATCGTGGTGACCATTCCGGTCGGACAGGTTATGGGCAGCAGCGCGGGTTCCGGCGGTGGTACGGTACCCGCTGAACCTGAGCTTGGAACGGCTGAACTCGAAGGGTATGGCCCCCTTGATGCTGGAACGGCCAGGCGCTTGGCGGCCCTGGCGCCTACCTGGTACCTGCTCTTCATGGACGGTACCACCGGGCAGGCGTTGGGCGTGGGGCGCCGGGCATATCGCCCACCGAAAGCGCTGCGCCGGTACCTGCGGTGCCGCGACCGGACCTGTCGATTCCCGGGATGCACCCGCCGGGTCACCGTCTGCGAGCCCGATCACACCATTGAGTGGCAGGACGGCGGGACTACCGACCCCGGCAACCTGGCAATGCTCTGCCGCAGGCACCACGCGCTGAAGTCCATCGGTGCGTGGAGCTATAGACACTCTTCCCCTTCCGGAGACCTTGAGTGGCGTTCACCCCTGGGCCGGCAGTACACCACCGAAGCAACGGACCTGGGAAAAGTGCTATATCCGCGCCAACAGCCAGAGCCACCGCCGTTTTAG